The Barnesiella intestinihominis YIT 11860 genome includes a window with the following:
- a CDS encoding GH92 family glycosyl hydrolase, with protein sequence MKKEPLIVFISILFLLVSCRVKDENIESAIFAPVNYVDPYIGTGGHGHTFLGVAAPFGAVQIGPNNINKGWDWCSGYHYSDSIVIGFSHLHLNGTGCSDTGDLLFMPYTGKMRTQPGTQDNPLSGYASYYSKSDETALPGYYGVVLKTHRTKVELTASDRVAFHRYTFPKNVEKYVMINLKDANGDDRPTDTYLEQVNDTTVSGYRCSSGWSKQQQIYFTAVFSEPIRLALFHDSIPVQGNVLQGIDVKGNVIVASDVERLDVKVGISPVSMENAAANIRQEIADWNFERVVDETTAKWNAELSKLQVSTTDTVAKRIFYTALYHAFIQPAMFNDCNKEYRGTDKNVYGDPGFTNYTVFSLWDTYRAAHPLYTLVQPERVPDFINSMLAIYEQQGRLPVWHLYGSDTNEMIGIQSVPVIADAILKNMKGFNYERAYQAMKASMMSDYKGLSYVTKLEYIPADKEKESVAKGLEYAIADWGVAQVARKLGKVDDYEYFSKRALAYQKYWDKDTRFFRGKNQDGSWLTPFNPVHSTHRNDAYCEGNGWQYTWLVPHDVEGLISLLGGDDAFVSKLDSLFSVNADLGDAASPDISGLIGQYAHGNEPGHHTVYLYSYAGLQWKTAEKVDYILSQMYHDSSDGLQGNEDCGQMSSWYVFSSLGFYPVNPSNGIYVFGRPIFDKVALKLPENKVFEIRTVNNSRENKYIQSVQLNGRPYDKSYISHADIVNGGTLVITMGNKPNKDFGANMDCRPKSAIK encoded by the coding sequence ATGAAAAAAGAACCTTTAATTGTATTCATTTCTATTTTATTTTTACTTGTATCGTGTAGAGTAAAAGACGAAAATATCGAATCGGCGATATTTGCTCCGGTAAATTATGTGGACCCGTATATAGGAACCGGCGGACATGGTCATACGTTTTTAGGAGTCGCTGCTCCATTCGGAGCCGTGCAGATCGGTCCTAACAATATAAATAAAGGGTGGGATTGGTGTTCGGGTTATCATTACTCCGATTCGATTGTAATAGGATTTTCACATTTGCATCTCAATGGAACCGGTTGTAGCGACACGGGCGATTTGTTATTTATGCCATATACGGGGAAAATGCGTACGCAGCCGGGAACCCAAGATAATCCCTTATCGGGTTATGCTTCTTATTATTCTAAGAGCGATGAAACGGCTTTACCCGGATATTATGGAGTAGTATTGAAAACTCATCGTACAAAAGTAGAATTGACGGCGTCGGACCGAGTTGCCTTTCACAGATACACTTTCCCGAAGAATGTCGAAAAGTATGTGATGATTAATTTAAAGGATGCCAATGGCGATGATCGTCCTACCGATACATATCTGGAACAAGTAAACGATACTACTGTCAGTGGTTATCGTTGTTCCTCTGGTTGGTCGAAGCAACAGCAAATCTATTTTACGGCTGTTTTCTCCGAACCGATACGTTTAGCTTTGTTTCACGATTCGATACCGGTACAAGGAAATGTTTTACAAGGCATCGACGTGAAGGGAAATGTAATTGTCGCATCTGATGTCGAGAGACTTGATGTGAAAGTGGGAATATCGCCGGTGAGTATGGAAAATGCGGCGGCTAATATTCGGCAAGAAATCGCCGATTGGAATTTTGAACGGGTTGTAGATGAGACGACTGCCAAATGGAATGCCGAATTGTCCAAACTGCAAGTATCGACTACGGATACAGTAGCCAAACGTATTTTTTATACAGCTTTATATCATGCGTTTATACAACCGGCTATGTTCAATGATTGTAACAAGGAATATAGAGGTACCGACAAAAATGTGTATGGAGATCCGGGTTTCACCAATTATACCGTATTCTCATTGTGGGATACGTATCGTGCGGCTCACCCATTATATACGTTGGTGCAGCCGGAGCGTGTTCCCGATTTTATTAATTCGATGTTGGCTATTTATGAGCAACAAGGACGTTTGCCGGTTTGGCATTTGTATGGCTCGGACACGAATGAAATGATAGGTATTCAGTCGGTTCCTGTTATAGCGGATGCTATATTGAAAAATATGAAAGGTTTTAATTACGAACGGGCTTATCAAGCAATGAAGGCTTCAATGATGTCTGATTATAAGGGATTATCGTATGTGACAAAACTTGAATATATTCCGGCAGATAAAGAGAAGGAATCGGTAGCTAAGGGATTGGAATATGCCATTGCAGATTGGGGAGTGGCACAAGTGGCTCGAAAGCTGGGTAAGGTAGATGACTATGAATATTTTTCGAAGAGAGCTTTGGCATATCAAAAATATTGGGACAAGGACACCCGCTTTTTCAGAGGAAAAAATCAAGATGGTTCTTGGCTTACTCCGTTTAATCCTGTTCATTCAACTCATCGGAACGATGCTTATTGCGAAGGAAATGGTTGGCAATATACATGGTTAGTCCCTCATGATGTGGAAGGTCTCATTTCTTTGTTGGGTGGTGATGACGCTTTTGTTTCGAAATTAGATAGTTTGTTTTCGGTTAATGCCGATTTGGGCGATGCGGCATCTCCTGATATTTCCGGTCTGATAGGGCAATATGCACATGGCAATGAACCCGGACATCATACCGTATATCTTTATTCGTATGCTGGGTTGCAGTGGAAAACGGCGGAGAAAGTCGATTATATATTGTCACAAATGTATCATGATTCATCCGACGGGTTACAGGGTAACGAGGATTGCGGGCAGATGTCTTCGTGGTATGTGTTTTCGTCCTTAGGTTTTTATCCGGTCAATCCTTCTAATGGAATCTATGTTTTCGGAAGACCGATTTTTGATAAGGTCGCTTTGAAATTGCCAGAAAATAAGGTGTTTGAAATAAGGACGGTCAATAATTCAAGAGAGAACAAATATATTCAGTCGGTTCAGTTGAACGGTCGACCGTATGATAAGTCTTACATCTCTCATGCCGATATAGTGAATGGGGGAACATTGGTTATTACAATGGGAAATAAACCGAATAAGGATTTTGGGGCGAATATGGATTGTCGTCCGAAATCCGCTATTAAATAA
- a CDS encoding GxGYxYP domain-containing protein: MMKRVLIYGVLFWVLGCYKVAGQEAIGLYDLHYTLETDLSTPKGRNVAWDDVHVVSALQGIVNRDAPQLYVFFVDRDQLDIDKYWLNKYRRKGQWLYRKETVTYNTIEDLVSAYAGYIKGVVLYDERVPSTSNVASAVAGAEDLLPIRYDLDSESLYSRLVLGGPRLKVKRRLINEDGSVMFTGSGVIPGTNRGSTGSIKNDPYIWYIENYMKTGKCNTEYAAYYLDQYWKQNPGATVRNHHTLSNHDFFISKRAFFFDLSPWGDEPATDEPTQKVGTDLATLKEMLLLAYQQNKGEKYCYIGGFPSWAFKYTKHAGGIHDDVPTEWEFLRLISAYNAFKDADAIAIGALANASFWQHFPLEERYSQPWVTHEELKQRGLLTEDGKVDVKGRNFLIFYVGDYDASSWVSQFTSLTWDDPNRGKVPMMWAISPVLQERVPHVLHNFRKTATKNDYFVASDNGAGYLSPGMLQEPRPISGLPSGLQSWAEHCKPYYEKWGLSITGFIVDGYAPGLNWEGMECYRSFSPNGIVPQKLSSWSMLFGNMPVLRADYDINDVEPKDAAVAIVNRIREREGLPFHWFRNIIKSPTWYVEVVEELKKIDDSICLLDAPSFFELLRIYLKETAPFAGGTGSREDPFLISTPQQFDHIREYRSQCFRLINDLDFSDYVREDGQSWWPLGEWGSGDNAMERFRGFFDGGGYSIRNLSVERKAHDLSIFGVTEGAEIINLKVENCSIIGEGRLGVLTGATFSTKIEQVDILDSQCENRLSDHGSNAGGLTGPLYRSVVKNCSVKGGNVYAKDCAGGISSSMSEDSEIIDCYSTCRIEGITNVGGITGKVN; this comes from the coding sequence ATGATGAAGAGAGTTCTTATCTATGGAGTGCTGTTTTGGGTATTGGGTTGCTATAAGGTAGCCGGCCAAGAGGCGATAGGGCTTTATGACCTGCATTATACTTTGGAAACCGACTTGTCGACACCAAAGGGACGCAATGTCGCTTGGGACGATGTACATGTCGTTTCGGCCTTGCAAGGAATCGTCAATCGGGATGCTCCGCAATTATATGTCTTTTTTGTGGATAGGGATCAATTGGATATTGATAAATATTGGTTGAATAAGTATCGTAGGAAAGGGCAGTGGTTGTATCGAAAGGAAACGGTGACGTATAATACCATTGAAGACTTGGTGTCGGCTTACGCCGGATACATAAAGGGGGTGGTACTTTATGATGAGAGAGTTCCGTCCACAAGCAATGTCGCTTCTGCCGTTGCGGGTGCGGAAGACCTTTTGCCGATCCGTTATGATCTTGATTCCGAGAGTTTGTATAGCCGCTTAGTTTTGGGTGGTCCCCGATTGAAAGTAAAGCGTAGATTGATCAATGAAGATGGAAGTGTTATGTTTACGGGATCGGGGGTGATTCCGGGGACGAATCGAGGCAGTACAGGCTCTATAAAAAACGATCCGTACATTTGGTATATAGAGAATTATATGAAAACCGGCAAGTGCAACACGGAATATGCCGCTTATTATTTGGATCAATATTGGAAGCAAAATCCCGGTGCTACGGTACGGAATCATCATACGCTTTCTAATCATGATTTTTTCATTAGCAAGCGAGCTTTCTTTTTCGATTTATCACCGTGGGGAGACGAACCGGCAACAGACGAACCGACTCAAAAGGTAGGGACTGATTTGGCTACCCTTAAAGAAATGCTATTGTTGGCATACCAACAGAATAAAGGTGAAAAGTATTGCTATATAGGAGGGTTCCCCTCATGGGCATTTAAATATACGAAGCATGCCGGCGGTATCCACGACGATGTTCCTACGGAGTGGGAGTTTTTACGTCTTATCAGCGCTTACAACGCTTTTAAAGATGCCGATGCAATTGCAATCGGAGCGTTGGCAAATGCCTCTTTTTGGCAGCATTTCCCTTTGGAGGAACGGTATTCGCAACCGTGGGTTACTCATGAAGAGTTGAAGCAAAGAGGATTGTTGACCGAAGACGGTAAAGTCGACGTGAAAGGAAGGAACTTTCTGATATTTTATGTGGGGGATTATGATGCTTCATCGTGGGTGAGCCAATTTACCTCGCTTACTTGGGACGACCCCAATAGAGGAAAAGTCCCGATGATGTGGGCCATAAGTCCGGTATTACAGGAGCGCGTGCCTCATGTGTTACATAATTTTAGAAAAACGGCTACTAAGAATGATTATTTTGTCGCATCGGACAACGGAGCCGGATATTTGAGTCCCGGAATGTTACAAGAACCCAGACCTATTTCGGGATTACCTTCTGGATTACAATCGTGGGCGGAACACTGCAAGCCCTATTATGAGAAATGGGGATTGAGCATTACCGGCTTTATTGTCGACGGTTATGCTCCCGGTTTGAATTGGGAAGGAATGGAATGTTATCGATCGTTTAGTCCCAATGGAATCGTTCCTCAGAAACTATCTTCGTGGAGTATGCTTTTTGGAAATATGCCTGTGTTGAGGGCCGATTACGATATCAATGATGTCGAGCCCAAAGATGCTGCGGTAGCTATCGTCAATAGAATAAGAGAAAGAGAGGGGTTGCCTTTTCATTGGTTTAGAAATATAATAAAATCTCCTACGTGGTATGTAGAGGTAGTCGAGGAACTGAAAAAAATAGATGATAGTATCTGTTTGTTGGATGCCCCGTCTTTTTTTGAGCTTTTGCGGATTTATTTGAAGGAAACTGCTCCTTTTGCCGGTGGTACGGGGAGTAGGGAAGATCCGTTTCTTATTTCTACTCCGCAACAGTTCGACCATATAAGGGAGTATAGAAGCCAATGCTTTCGATTGATTAACGACCTCGATTTTTCTGATTATGTCAGAGAAGATGGCCAAAGTTGGTGGCCTTTGGGCGAATGGGGAAGTGGAGATAATGCTATGGAGCGTTTTCGTGGCTTTTTTGATGGAGGTGGATATTCGATTAGGAATTTGTCGGTGGAACGAAAAGCTCATGACCTGAGTATTTTTGGTGTGACAGAAGGTGCAGAGATTATCAACTTGAAAGTTGAAAATTGCAGCATCATTGGAGAGGGGCGTTTAGGAGTTCTGACAGGCGCTACCTTTTCTACAAAGATAGAACAGGTCGATATACTCGATAGCCAATGTGAAAATCGATTATCGGATCATGGATCGAATGCCGGAGGTTTGACAGGACCACTTTACCGGTCGGTGGTAAAAAACTGTTCTGTGAAGGGTGGAAATGTTTATGCGAAGGATTGTGCGGGTGGTATATCCAGTTCCATGAGTGAAGATAGCGAAATCATCGATTGTTACTCGACTTGTCGGATAGAAGGAATTACGAATGTCGGAGGAATAACGGGAAAAGTGAATTGA
- a CDS encoding GH92 family glycosyl hydrolase: MKKVSLLVFLSVLLISCGGKEVLSTSFSPVDYVNPLVGTQSKFTLSTGNTYPAVALPWGMNFWTPQTGDMGNGWAYCYTDDKIKGFKQTHQPSPWINDYGQFALMPVAGGKKFLQNERGSWFSHKAETAKPYYYSVYLADHDVKTEITPTERSAYFRFTFPESEESYIVVDAFDNGSFVQIDEENGTVTGYTTKNSGGVPDNFRNYFVMKFDKPFASAEVWSGDKIIKGKREVEDNHVGAVLGFKTYKGEKIGVKVSSSFISEEQAWLNLEELGSRNFNEVKESARNAWNDVMNRVRVEGGTDEQLRTFYSCLYRSLLFPRKFYEVDKYGNIVHYSPYNGEVRRGYMYTDTGFWDTFRALFPFLNLMYPSVNKEIQEGLANSYEESGFLPEWASPGHRHCMVGNNSASVVADAYLKGCQTEKIDLLYEAVLHGANHVHPQVPSTGRLGYEYYNQKGYVPYNVGINENVARTLEYAYDDWCIMRLAQQLNRPQEEIDLYRERSKNYRFVFDKENNLMRGKNEDGTFQSPFSPYKWGDAFTEGNSWHYTWSVFHDVQGLIDLMGGKENFVSMLDSVFVVPPIYDDSYYGQCIHEIKEMQIMNMGNYAHGNQPIQHMIYLYNYAGQPWKAQYWLREVMDKLYTPYPDGYCGDEDNGQTSAWYIFSALGFYPVCPGSGEYVMGAPLFKKAILTLENGKQIVLNAPDNTNENRYIRSLKMNGKEYNHNWLKHEELMDGAVLDFDMSHMPNTERGINDEDFPYSLTNEDK; this comes from the coding sequence ATGAAAAAAGTTTCTTTACTTGTATTTTTATCTGTTTTACTTATATCGTGCGGAGGTAAAGAGGTGCTTTCTACTTCTTTTTCACCGGTTGACTATGTGAATCCGTTAGTGGGAACTCAATCTAAGTTTACCTTGTCTACGGGCAATACCTATCCGGCTGTCGCATTACCGTGGGGAATGAATTTCTGGACACCGCAAACGGGAGATATGGGAAATGGCTGGGCCTATTGTTATACCGACGATAAGATAAAAGGATTTAAGCAGACACATCAGCCCAGTCCGTGGATCAATGATTATGGGCAGTTTGCATTGATGCCGGTGGCCGGGGGTAAAAAGTTCTTGCAAAATGAGCGAGGAAGCTGGTTTTCTCATAAAGCTGAGACGGCAAAGCCTTATTATTATAGTGTGTATTTGGCTGACCATGATGTGAAAACAGAAATTACTCCGACGGAACGTTCGGCTTATTTTAGGTTTACTTTCCCAGAAAGTGAAGAGTCGTATATCGTAGTAGATGCATTCGATAACGGGTCTTTTGTTCAGATAGATGAGGAAAATGGCACGGTAACCGGCTATACGACTAAAAATAGCGGGGGAGTACCGGATAATTTTAGAAATTACTTCGTGATGAAATTTGATAAGCCTTTTGCCTCGGCAGAAGTATGGAGCGGAGATAAAATTATAAAAGGTAAAAGAGAGGTAGAAGATAATCATGTCGGTGCTGTGTTGGGATTCAAGACTTATAAAGGTGAAAAGATTGGTGTAAAGGTAAGTTCTTCTTTTATCAGTGAAGAGCAGGCATGGTTGAATTTGGAAGAACTGGGCAGTAGAAATTTTAACGAGGTAAAAGAGTCTGCTCGAAATGCTTGGAACGATGTAATGAATAGAGTGAGAGTAGAAGGGGGAACTGATGAACAACTACGTACTTTCTACTCTTGCTTGTATCGTTCTTTATTGTTTCCCCGTAAGTTTTATGAAGTAGATAAATATGGAAATATTGTCCATTATAGTCCTTACAATGGAGAAGTGAGGAGAGGATATATGTATACAGATACCGGATTTTGGGACACGTTCCGCGCTTTATTTCCCTTCTTGAACCTTATGTATCCTTCTGTCAACAAAGAAATTCAAGAAGGATTGGCAAACAGTTATGAAGAAAGTGGATTTTTACCCGAATGGGCCAGCCCGGGACACCGTCACTGCATGGTGGGTAATAATTCGGCATCTGTTGTGGCTGATGCTTATTTGAAAGGATGCCAGACAGAAAAGATCGATTTGTTGTATGAGGCTGTTCTGCACGGAGCGAATCATGTGCACCCCCAAGTTCCTTCGACGGGAAGATTGGGATATGAATATTACAATCAAAAAGGATATGTACCTTATAATGTAGGTATTAACGAGAATGTGGCGCGCACATTGGAATATGCCTATGATGATTGGTGTATTATGAGACTGGCGCAACAATTGAACCGTCCGCAGGAAGAAATCGATCTTTATCGGGAAAGGAGTAAAAACTATCGGTTCGTTTTCGATAAAGAGAACAATCTGATGCGCGGGAAAAACGAAGATGGTACATTTCAGTCTCCTTTCAGTCCGTATAAATGGGGCGATGCTTTTACCGAAGGCAACAGTTGGCATTATACATGGAGCGTGTTTCATGATGTGCAGGGACTCATCGATCTGATGGGAGGGAAGGAGAACTTTGTCTCCATGTTGGATTCTGTTTTTGTGGTTCCTCCTATTTATGACGATAGTTATTACGGGCAGTGCATTCATGAAATAAAGGAAATGCAGATTATGAATATGGGCAATTATGCACATGGCAACCAGCCTATCCAACATATGATTTATCTTTATAATTACGCCGGGCAGCCTTGGAAAGCGCAATATTGGTTAAGGGAAGTGATGGATAAGCTGTATACTCCTTATCCTGACGGCTATTGTGGAGATGAAGATAATGGTCAGACTTCTGCATGGTATATATTTTCTGCGTTGGGCTTTTATCCGGTATGTCCGGGCTCAGGGGAGTATGTGATGGGAGCTCCGCTCTTTAAAAAGGCGATTCTTACGTTGGAAAATGGAAAGCAGATCGTTTTGAATGCTCCCGACAACACGAACGAAAATAGATATATACGTTCTCTGAAAATGAACGGGAAAGAGTATAACCACAATTGGTTGAAACACGAGGAGTTGATGGACGGCGCTGTTCTTGATTTCGATATGAGTCATATGCCTAATACAGAGCGCGGAATAAACGATGAAGATTTCCCGTATTCTTTGACTAACGAGGATAAGTAA
- a CDS encoding glycoside hydrolase family 43 protein, translating into MMRSIIVLSLALLLVACKHEKEYSGNPIVEGWYADPEGVVFDDEYWIYPTLSDIPFGADSADFPELKKETRAIHQVYNIQTYMDAFSSKDMVHWTKHPKVLSVENIKWLEFALWAPSIVRVNGKYYLFFGGNDIQNDEQYGGIGVAVADNPAGPFKDVLGKPLIDKIVNGAQPIDQFVFKDDDGSYYMYYGGWHHCNMVKLSSDLLSLVPFDDGSYYKSVTPENYVEGPFMLKRNNKYYFMWSEGSWGGSDYSVAYAIADSPFGPFERIGKILQQDESVGTGAGHHSVIQIPGKDEWYIVYHRHPLGDTIPNHREICIDRMYFDENGFIKPVKMTFDGVGVNRLTD; encoded by the coding sequence ATGATGAGAAGTATTATTGTATTGAGTTTGGCGCTGCTGTTGGTGGCGTGTAAGCATGAGAAAGAGTATAGTGGCAATCCTATTGTCGAGGGTTGGTATGCCGATCCAGAAGGGGTTGTCTTCGATGATGAATATTGGATATATCCTACGTTGTCCGATATTCCTTTCGGAGCCGATAGCGCAGATTTTCCCGAATTGAAAAAAGAAACGCGGGCCATTCATCAGGTCTATAATATACAGACTTATATGGATGCTTTTTCATCAAAAGATATGGTTCACTGGACTAAGCATCCCAAAGTGTTGTCTGTTGAGAATATAAAGTGGTTGGAATTTGCCTTATGGGCTCCGTCTATTGTTCGGGTGAATGGCAAATATTATCTGTTTTTCGGAGGGAATGATATCCAGAATGATGAGCAATATGGTGGAATCGGTGTCGCTGTGGCTGATAACCCGGCAGGCCCATTTAAAGACGTTTTGGGGAAACCTTTGATCGATAAGATTGTGAACGGCGCTCAGCCGATCGATCAGTTCGTTTTTAAAGATGACGACGGTAGTTATTATATGTATTATGGAGGCTGGCATCATTGTAATATGGTAAAATTGAGTTCGGATTTATTGAGTCTCGTTCCTTTTGACGATGGTTCTTATTATAAATCTGTCACACCTGAGAATTATGTGGAGGGACCTTTTATGTTGAAACGGAATAACAAATATTATTTTATGTGGTCGGAAGGCAGTTGGGGAGGTTCGGATTATAGTGTGGCTTATGCCATTGCCGATTCTCCGTTCGGCCCTTTCGAGCGTATTGGGAAAATATTGCAACAAGACGAGAGTGTGGGTACAGGTGCGGGACATCATTCGGTCATTCAGATACCGGGGAAAGACGAGTGGTATATTGTTTATCATCGCCACCCATTGGGCGATACGATTCCAAATCATAGAGAGATTTGTATCGACCGTATGTATTTTGACGAAAATGGTTTTATTAAACCGGTGAAGATGACTTTCGACGGTGTCGGTGTCAATAGGCTTACGGATTAG
- a CDS encoding BamA/TamA family outer membrane protein translates to MKQFIRYTILCVGYILGSQSLLYAETPTDSIDTIPTDSIIAKKDTTVKKLNIFQKVLKYFDDSNAPRPDKKFDFGIIGGPHYSSTTKLGIGLAASGTYRLRRDSITQLSNVSLYGDATTTGFLLIGVKGNNIFPKNKFRIDYDFYLYTFPSDFWGIGYENGNNNANKSSYDRLETILRIDWLARLHKDLYGGISTGFNWVKGSDFTKIELLEGEAREVISTSIGATLVYDSRDFITNAAKGVYIKVNQRFFPKFLGNKKAFTRTDFIFDYYHRLWEGAILAFDLHGEFNYGDVPWNMLAALGGSARMRGYYEGRYRDKNLIETQIELRQHIWRRNGIAVWVGAGNVFPSFSGFKWGHTLPNYGIGYRWEFKNRVNVRLDYGFGKKGQSGFLFNINEAF, encoded by the coding sequence ATGAAACAATTCATTCGATATACGATATTATGCGTCGGATACATTTTAGGCTCCCAAAGTCTTTTGTACGCCGAAACGCCAACCGATAGTATAGATACTATTCCTACCGACTCGATTATCGCAAAAAAAGATACCACCGTAAAAAAACTGAACATATTCCAAAAGGTTCTGAAATACTTCGATGACTCCAATGCTCCACGCCCCGATAAAAAATTCGATTTCGGTATCATCGGAGGACCTCACTATTCTTCCACGACAAAGCTGGGAATAGGCTTGGCTGCCTCGGGGACATACCGGTTACGAAGAGACTCGATCACACAACTCTCCAACGTTTCGCTTTATGGAGATGCCACGACCACAGGCTTTCTTTTGATAGGAGTAAAAGGGAATAATATCTTTCCCAAAAATAAATTCAGGATAGATTACGACTTTTATTTATACACATTCCCGAGTGACTTTTGGGGCATAGGTTACGAAAACGGAAATAACAACGCCAACAAAAGCTCCTACGACAGACTGGAAACTATTTTACGTATCGACTGGCTGGCTCGCTTACATAAGGACCTCTACGGAGGAATTTCTACGGGATTTAACTGGGTGAAAGGATCGGATTTCACAAAAATCGAACTACTCGAAGGAGAAGCCCGAGAAGTAATCAGCACGAGTATAGGAGCCACACTTGTATACGACAGTCGCGATTTTATTACCAACGCAGCAAAAGGAGTTTATATAAAAGTTAACCAACGATTCTTCCCCAAATTCTTGGGCAATAAAAAAGCGTTTACTCGCACCGATTTCATTTTCGATTATTATCACCGCCTATGGGAAGGAGCGATCCTTGCTTTTGACCTACATGGAGAATTCAATTACGGCGATGTACCCTGGAATATGCTTGCAGCTTTGGGAGGGTCGGCCCGTATGCGAGGATACTACGAAGGCAGATACCGAGACAAAAATTTAATCGAAACTCAAATAGAACTCCGTCAACACATTTGGAGGCGAAATGGCATAGCCGTATGGGTAGGAGCAGGAAACGTATTTCCTTCGTTCTCAGGTTTTAAATGGGGACATACACTCCCCAATTACGGAATAGGCTATCGCTGGGAGTTCAAAAACCGAGTCAATGTACGACTCGACTACGGATTCGGAAAAAAAGGACAATCGGGATTTTTATTCAACATCAATGAAGCATTTTAA